A genomic region of Mycobacterium senriense contains the following coding sequences:
- a CDS encoding AAA family ATPase: MTTPVLDLDGRVADRRQELSELRTAVATSERVSGGCVLLSGVPGVGKSTLIQAFGVEISRRNCVFAYGRCRDGGPAPYSALADALSSVVRTMEATGPAERDRWRADLVSEMSGFAGVLSPLVPGLAAVLGESSSHADLDAADARHRLHRAAILLVSTTASYRPVVLAIDDLQWADRDTLLLLSELLTVSLRNVLVVGGHRAGEFDPDAGGIKSENLSTIELQPLAPEDVKELLADVCGQSVELGDVAAEFHHRTGGNPLQVRQLLYRAQREGALLPVGPGGRPGWDLRVLASLEVTATAAEFLGRYLGQLSPQDRSVLSSLSCFGGEFDLNDATAAAAQPPDVVARALWACLELRLLEAIDSGGRRITNAISRDARYRFSHDRVTEAARVGLSDDEIRETHLRIGRWLVEQKDDRLFEAARHLGIGGRLLTDSAERVSYVDVLRRAAQKARAQASFPLALDYCRDALNLLGGQRWTAHFELTRQLQLDAADAALLVGDVPALNSLLDEAEEVLRDPPDRARIAYLRLKGRVAENRLQEALEIGLQALAELGERVPTDAGKPRMGNAIVRMRLTMRRWSTERLLALPQCDDQKVIALHRILVELCSMAVLVRPNLLPLLVRKQLDLTLAHGHTLSSPLVVAAYGIVLVLAGDHAGGQRFGEVGMLLAERPEFRETRPQTVFMHLGYIHHWRHPLRDGLGELRDSAVEALDQGDQEYAGYLVAVLLSQSFWAGRPLAEIDALASSLIPHVRSQPVPSALCQATHQFCLNLLGRSADPFLLAGESGYDERVVLEAARREGDEVALSAAAARRQGLHFWCGDYAGALAATPEAIEHLGGLAGTAISQLIYLIGALSMIHQAPRDRATAHFVHQALALHRKWAAGAPENYAAPHELIQGAWARARGQHVKAERYLHQAIELAEESQLPMISAYAHEEAAALYSDLGRTRLREHMLRSAFQRWLNLGFAVRTDRLAREHPWLLRRDLTTGSTGIDPVGAHQLVRALSGAPNQEGLANIILGSVADTTGAGRVLLLTGEAENLSVRAIQDHGDISIVEGPWTEVAYDRDVVRRVLDGASPVIVAAEHQAPSILAAPIRVHNRTIGVIYAEQDEPGRHFGADHEQAATFLCAQAAAPLWNFQLEARLRAADEHRQSLMDAQSRFVPNELLRILDIDDLRRVRNGYRVEREMTVLISDIRGYTTMIEDMNVGEASNLAMGFLRAVELPIIGYNGMIQDVRGDEIVAVFESEPDAVRAGLAMLRSLRAHNRERTAAGSEELRAGIGINTGMVGVGLVGGVNRMVLTIIGDAVNLAARIESTNKRYGSALLISDNTYKRLAASERFNVRRMERVMVVNRRRPVTIYEVYDEDSAPLRAAKRAAQPAFDEAFALFDAGDVDGARAAFERCRELLPDDPVAPLHLAHCDAVARGEMTPGQEVALLNK; encoded by the coding sequence GTGACGACTCCGGTACTGGATCTCGACGGCCGGGTGGCCGACCGACGGCAGGAGCTCAGTGAACTCCGGACCGCAGTGGCGACGTCCGAACGGGTCAGCGGAGGGTGCGTCCTGCTCAGCGGGGTCCCAGGGGTGGGAAAGTCGACGCTCATCCAGGCGTTCGGCGTCGAAATCTCCCGTCGCAACTGCGTATTTGCCTACGGAAGGTGTCGAGACGGCGGGCCGGCTCCCTACTCGGCGTTGGCCGACGCACTGAGCTCAGTTGTCCGCACCATGGAGGCCACCGGCCCGGCCGAGCGTGATCGTTGGCGTGCCGACCTCGTCAGCGAGATGTCGGGATTTGCGGGCGTGCTCTCGCCACTCGTGCCCGGATTGGCGGCGGTGCTCGGCGAGTCCTCGAGCCATGCCGATCTCGACGCGGCGGACGCTCGCCATCGTTTGCACCGCGCTGCCATCCTGCTGGTGTCGACCACCGCGTCCTACCGTCCGGTGGTGCTGGCGATCGATGACCTGCAGTGGGCCGACCGAGACACGCTCCTGCTGTTGTCCGAACTGTTGACGGTGTCGCTTCGCAACGTCCTGGTTGTCGGCGGGCACCGCGCGGGTGAGTTCGACCCGGACGCCGGGGGGATCAAGTCGGAAAATCTCAGCACCATCGAACTTCAACCGCTGGCCCCCGAAGACGTCAAGGAGCTGCTGGCCGACGTGTGCGGCCAGAGCGTGGAGTTGGGCGACGTGGCCGCCGAGTTCCACCATCGCACCGGCGGCAACCCACTGCAGGTCCGTCAGCTGCTGTACCGCGCCCAACGCGAAGGCGCGCTGCTCCCGGTGGGGCCGGGCGGGCGCCCCGGTTGGGACCTGCGCGTCCTGGCATCGCTCGAGGTCACCGCGACCGCCGCCGAGTTCCTCGGCCGCTACCTCGGTCAGCTGAGTCCGCAGGATCGGTCGGTGTTGAGTTCGCTGTCATGCTTCGGTGGCGAGTTCGACCTGAACGACGCCACGGCGGCGGCCGCGCAGCCCCCCGATGTGGTGGCCAGGGCGCTCTGGGCGTGCCTCGAGCTTCGTCTGCTCGAGGCAATCGACAGCGGCGGCAGACGGATCACCAACGCGATCAGCCGCGACGCCCGGTACCGCTTCAGCCATGACCGGGTGACCGAGGCGGCGCGAGTCGGCCTGTCCGACGACGAGATCCGCGAGACACACCTGCGAATCGGTCGCTGGCTGGTCGAGCAGAAGGACGACCGGTTGTTCGAGGCCGCGCGCCACCTCGGCATCGGCGGGCGTCTGCTGACCGACAGCGCCGAGCGCGTCAGCTATGTCGACGTACTGCGGCGTGCGGCACAAAAAGCAAGGGCCCAGGCTTCGTTCCCCTTGGCGCTCGACTACTGCCGGGACGCGCTGAACCTGCTCGGCGGGCAGCGTTGGACCGCTCACTTCGAGCTGACCCGGCAGCTGCAGCTCGACGCCGCTGACGCCGCGCTGCTGGTGGGTGACGTGCCGGCGCTGAATTCGCTACTCGACGAGGCCGAGGAGGTACTGCGCGACCCGCCGGACCGTGCGCGCATCGCTTATCTCCGGCTCAAAGGGCGCGTCGCGGAGAACCGTCTGCAGGAGGCGCTCGAGATCGGTCTGCAAGCGCTCGCCGAGCTCGGCGAACGGGTGCCGACGGACGCAGGCAAGCCACGCATGGGCAACGCGATCGTCCGGATGAGGCTGACGATGCGCCGCTGGAGTACCGAGCGGCTGCTGGCATTGCCGCAGTGCGATGACCAGAAGGTCATCGCACTGCACCGGATTCTTGTCGAACTGTGCAGCATGGCGGTCCTCGTTCGGCCCAACCTCTTGCCCTTGCTGGTGCGCAAGCAGCTCGATCTCACGTTGGCCCACGGGCACACACTGTCCTCGCCGCTGGTCGTTGCCGCTTATGGGATTGTTCTCGTGCTGGCCGGTGACCACGCGGGCGGGCAGCGCTTCGGCGAGGTAGGCATGCTGCTCGCCGAGCGCCCGGAGTTCAGGGAGACCCGGCCGCAAACGGTCTTCATGCACCTGGGCTACATCCACCACTGGCGACACCCCCTCCGCGACGGCTTGGGCGAGCTTCGCGACAGCGCGGTAGAGGCACTCGACCAGGGCGACCAGGAATACGCCGGATACCTGGTCGCGGTCCTGCTCTCCCAGTCATTCTGGGCCGGCCGTCCGCTCGCGGAGATCGACGCCCTTGCCAGCTCGCTGATCCCGCACGTCCGTTCCCAGCCCGTGCCCAGTGCCCTGTGCCAGGCCACGCATCAGTTCTGCCTCAACCTGCTGGGCCGCAGCGCCGATCCCTTTCTCCTCGCGGGCGAGAGCGGTTACGACGAGCGAGTCGTGCTGGAGGCCGCCCGCCGTGAGGGCGACGAGGTGGCGCTGAGCGCGGCCGCGGCCAGGAGGCAGGGCCTGCACTTCTGGTGCGGCGACTACGCCGGCGCGCTCGCCGCCACGCCAGAGGCGATCGAGCATCTCGGCGGTCTCGCCGGCACCGCGATCTCACAATTGATCTACCTGATCGGCGCGCTGAGCATGATCCACCAGGCACCCCGGGATCGCGCGACCGCCCACTTCGTACACCAGGCGTTGGCGCTGCATCGCAAGTGGGCCGCGGGCGCACCGGAAAATTACGCGGCGCCGCACGAACTGATCCAGGGAGCGTGGGCACGAGCGCGCGGACAACACGTCAAGGCCGAGCGCTACCTGCACCAGGCGATCGAGCTCGCCGAGGAAAGCCAGCTTCCCATGATCAGTGCATACGCTCATGAGGAGGCCGCCGCGCTCTACTCCGACCTCGGGCGAACGAGGCTGCGCGAACACATGCTGCGGTCGGCGTTCCAGCGTTGGCTGAATTTGGGTTTCGCGGTGCGTACGGACCGGCTCGCGCGGGAGCACCCTTGGCTACTCAGACGCGACCTTACGACGGGTTCGACCGGGATCGACCCGGTCGGCGCGCATCAGCTGGTGCGCGCGCTGTCGGGGGCGCCGAATCAGGAAGGCTTGGCCAACATCATTCTGGGGTCGGTCGCGGACACCACGGGGGCGGGCCGCGTCCTGCTCCTCACCGGCGAAGCCGAGAATCTGTCGGTCCGGGCCATCCAGGATCACGGCGACATCTCGATCGTCGAGGGCCCGTGGACCGAGGTTGCCTACGACAGGGACGTTGTGCGTCGCGTGCTGGATGGCGCCTCGCCGGTCATCGTCGCCGCCGAGCATCAGGCGCCGTCCATACTCGCCGCTCCGATCAGGGTGCATAACAGGACAATTGGCGTCATCTACGCCGAGCAGGACGAGCCCGGCAGACACTTCGGCGCCGACCACGAGCAGGCGGCCACCTTCCTGTGCGCCCAGGCCGCCGCTCCCCTGTGGAACTTCCAACTCGAGGCGCGACTACGGGCCGCCGACGAGCACCGACAGTCCCTGATGGACGCGCAATCGAGATTCGTTCCCAACGAACTGCTGCGCATCCTCGACATCGACGACCTTCGCCGCGTCCGCAACGGCTACCGGGTCGAGCGCGAGATGACGGTGCTCATCAGCGACATCCGTGGCTACACGACCATGATCGAGGACATGAATGTCGGCGAGGCGAGCAACCTGGCGATGGGTTTTCTACGTGCCGTCGAGCTCCCAATCATCGGCTACAACGGCATGATTCAAGACGTACGCGGGGACGAGATCGTCGCCGTCTTCGAGTCGGAGCCCGACGCCGTGCGGGCGGGACTGGCGATGCTGCGCTCTTTGCGCGCACACAACCGGGAGCGAACAGCGGCCGGATCCGAAGAACTGCGGGCGGGAATCGGCATCAATACCGGGATGGTCGGAGTTGGGCTCGTCGGCGGGGTGAACCGCATGGTGCTCACCATCATCGGCGACGCGGTGAACTTGGCCGCGCGCATCGAGAGCACCAACAAGCGCTACGGATCCGCCTTGCTCATCTCCGACAACACGTACAAGCGCCTCGCTGCGTCGGAGCGGTTCAACGTGCGGCGCATGGAACGGGTCATGGTGGTCAATCGACGTCGGCCGGTGACGATTTATGAAGTGTACGACGAGGATTCGGCTCCGCTTCGCGCCGCGAAGCGCGCGGCCCAGCCCGCGTTCGACGAGGCCTTTGCACTTTTCGACGCGGGCGACGTCGATGGGGCACGTGCGGCCTTCGAACGATGCCGCGAGCTGCTGCCCGACGACCCCGTGGCACCGCTGCATCTGGCGCACTGTGACGCGGTGGCGCGCGGTGAGATGACCCCCGGTCAAGAGGTAGCACTCCTGAACAAGTAG
- a CDS encoding polyprenyl synthetase family protein yields MPQASSLSKGESRDSGTYPIACNPLDDYLALCKEACDGEIDRLYGPGERGSNGLYDLILDYPLRGGKALRPALSIATCLGLGGHLEAILPTAATLELYHNAFLIHDDIEDESWWRRGKPTLHIDHGVPIAVNVGDAMLSLSLQPLLDNVERVGLGPALRILRAVAKMTRMTVDGQGLELEWVRSNTWRLDDADYLTMVELKTSWYTFITPLQAGAIAAGAGPERMAPLESLGRHLGAAFQITDDLLNLRADPEEYGKEIGGDIWEGKRTLMLLHTLRSAEPKDQERAVAILAKRRPGPDGELELAQLLDRLTVCGQLSQSGRAQIQARLQVRQPSEAKSLNDIRWVYELMHRTGSLKHARNVAAEHAKEAAAVLAGLDWFPRSRHRDMLADLVDYVHGRTR; encoded by the coding sequence ATGCCACAGGCCTCGTCGCTCTCAAAGGGTGAATCACGTGACAGCGGCACCTACCCGATAGCCTGCAACCCGCTCGACGACTATCTCGCCCTGTGCAAGGAGGCCTGTGACGGCGAGATCGACCGGCTGTACGGCCCCGGGGAGCGCGGATCCAACGGCCTCTACGACCTGATCCTCGACTACCCGCTGCGCGGCGGGAAGGCGCTGCGGCCAGCGCTGAGCATCGCCACCTGCCTCGGCCTCGGCGGCCATCTCGAGGCAATACTTCCCACCGCCGCGACGCTCGAGCTGTACCACAACGCGTTCCTCATCCACGACGACATCGAGGACGAATCATGGTGGCGGCGCGGAAAACCCACGCTGCACATCGACCACGGGGTGCCGATCGCCGTCAACGTCGGCGACGCGATGTTGTCGCTGTCGCTGCAACCGCTGCTGGACAACGTCGAGCGGGTCGGGCTCGGGCCCGCCCTGCGCATCCTGCGAGCCGTCGCCAAGATGACCCGAATGACCGTCGACGGCCAGGGGCTGGAACTCGAGTGGGTACGGTCCAACACCTGGCGGCTCGACGACGCCGACTACCTCACCATGGTGGAGCTCAAGACCAGCTGGTATACGTTCATCACCCCGCTGCAGGCGGGTGCGATCGCGGCCGGCGCCGGACCCGAGCGAATGGCCCCCCTGGAGTCCCTCGGCCGGCACCTCGGCGCGGCCTTTCAGATCACCGACGACCTACTGAACTTGCGAGCGGATCCCGAGGAGTACGGCAAGGAGATCGGCGGCGACATCTGGGAGGGCAAGCGGACCCTGATGCTGTTGCACACCTTGCGATCCGCCGAGCCGAAAGACCAGGAACGCGCCGTGGCGATCCTGGCCAAGCGCCGACCGGGACCCGACGGCGAGCTGGAGCTGGCCCAGTTGCTGGATCGACTTACCGTCTGCGGGCAACTGTCTCAGTCGGGCCGGGCCCAAATCCAGGCTCGGCTGCAGGTGCGCCAGCCCTCGGAGGCGAAGAGCCTCAACGACATTCGATGGGTCTACGAGCTGATGCACCGAACCGGTTCGCTTAAACACGCCCGGAATGTCGCCGCCGAGCATGCCAAGGAGGCGGCAGCAGTGCTTGCCGGTCTCGACTGGTTCCCCCGCAGCCGCCATCGAGACATGCTGGCCGACCTGGTGGACTACGTGCACGGGCGGACCCGATGA